The genomic region TCGTTGAGGAAATCGATGGCGCCGATCCGCGAATGGAGGTGCACGGTCACGCCCGGATGCGCGGTGTAGAAGTCGTGCAGGTGCGGCAACAGCCATTTCGAGCCGAACGTCGGCAAGGTGGCGAGCCGCAGCGTGCCGGCGCCCGCCTGATGGGACATCGCTTGCAGCGTCGCACCGCGGATGCGCCCCAGTGCGCCGCTCAGCTCGGCGAAGTAGCGGCGCCCGACCTCGGTCAGCTTCACGGAGCGGCCCTCGCGCCGGAACAGCGGCACGCCGAGTTGATCCTCGAGCGTCTGGACTTGCCGGCTGATCGCGCTCTGGCTCAGCGACAGCTCCTCGGCCGCGCGCGTGTAGCTTTCATGCCGCGCGGCGGCCTCGAACACGAGCAGCAGCGACATGGACGGGGTGAGGCGACGGTAATTCATGAGTTTTATGCAATATTCGCCGGGTGAGAATTCGTTTGTTTCTCACGGAAATTCCAAAGATACTGGAATTCCCGGTCGCGCGGAAACTTGCCAAAAAGTCATGTTTTGGAGCGCGCGAACCGGCCGGCTCCACCCACACTGCGCTTTTGCCCCATGTCGATCGCCTCGTTGCCCCGCCCCGCCAGCCCGCCCGCGAATGCGTACCGTGACTTTCTCGCCGCGCTGCGGGCCGCCGGATTCGCCGGGGAGATCCGCGCGGACCATGCGAACCGGACGGTGCAGGCCACCGACAACTCGATCTACCAGCGCCTGCCGCAAGCGGTGATCTGCCCCGCGCATGCCGACGACGTCCAGCTGCTGGCACGGCTGCTCGCCGAGCCCGCGCATCGCGACGTCGCGGTGGCCGCGCGCGGCGGCGGCACGGGCACCAACGGGCAGTCGTTGACCGACGGCGTGGTCGTCGACCTGTCGCGGAACATGAACCGGATCCTCGAAATCGACGTCGAGCGCCGCCGGGTGCGCGTGCAGGCGGGCGTCGTCAAGGATCAGCTCAATGCGGCGCTGAAGCCGCACGGGCTGTTTTTCGCGCCGGAACTGTCGACGTCGAACCGCGCGACCGTCGGCGGGATGATCAACACCGACGCGAGCGGGCAGGGCAGCTGCACGTACGGCAAGACGCGCGATCACGTGCTCGAACTGGATTTCGTGCTGATGGGCGGCGAGCGGCTGCACAGCGACGCACTCGATGACGAAGAACTGGAGCGCCGCTGTGCGCGGCAGGACCGCATCGGCAAGGTGTACCGCACCGCGCGACGCATCAGCGACGACAAGGCCGCGCTGATCGAAGCGAAGTTTCCGAAGCTCAACCGCTGCCTGACCGGCTACGACCTCGCGCACCTGCGCGAACCCGACGGCCGCTTCAACCTGAACAGCGTGCTGTGCGGCGCCGAAGGTTCGCTCGGCTTCGTCGTCGAGGCGAAACTCAACGTGCTGCCGATCCCGAAGTATTCGGTGCTGGTCAACGTGCGCTACGCGGGCTTCATGGATGCGCTGCGCGACGCGCGCGCCCTGCTCGCGCACGAGCCGCTGTCGATCGAGACGGTCGACTCGAAGGTGCTGATGCTCGCGATGAAGGACTTCGTGTGGAGCAGCGTCGCCGAGTATTTCCCGCAGGACGACGCGCGTCCGACGCTCGGCATCAACCTGATCGAATTCAGCGGCGACGACGCGGACGACGTCGACGCACGCGTGCGTGCGTTCGTCGAGCATCTGCGCACCGATACCGGCGTGGAGCGCCTGGGCCACACGCTCGCGGCCGGCGACGACGCGGTGAAGCGCGTGTATGCGATGCGCAAGCGCGCGGTCGGCCTGCTCGGCAACGTGCAGGGCGAGGCGCGCCCGCAGCCGTTCGTCGAGGACACCGCGGTGCCGCCCGAGAACCTCGCCGCGTACATCGCCGAATTCCGCGCGCTGCTCGACGGTCACGGGCTGCAGTACGGGATGTTCGGCCACGTCGACGCGGGCGTGCTGCACGTGCGCCCGGCGCTCGACATGAAGGACCCGAAGCAGGCGGCGCTGGTGCGGCCCGTGTCGGATGCGGTGGCCGAACTCACGCAGCGCCACGGCGGCCTGCTGTGGGGCGAGCACGGCAAGGGCGTGCGCTCCGAATATGCACCTGCGTTCTTCGGCGAGCTGTATCCGTCGCTGCAGCAGCTGAAGGCCGCGTTCGATCCGTACAACCAGTTCAACCCGGGCAAGATCGCGACGCCGCCGGATCACACGATGCGGCTGCTGAAGATCGACGAAGTGCCGACGCGCGGCGACCACGACCGGCAGATCGACGAGCGCGTGTGGCAGAGCTACGGCACGGCGATGCACTGCAACGGCAACGGCGCGTGCTACAACTTCGATCCGGACGACGCGATGTGCCCGTCGTGGAAGGCGACGCGCGAACGCGTGCAGTCGCCGAAGGGGCGTGCGTCGCTGATGCGCGAATGGCTGCGCCTGCAAGGGCAGGCCGGCGTCGACGTCGTCGCGGCGGCGCGCGCACGGCAGCCGTTCCTGCGCGGCCTGGCTGGGCGCTGGCGCAACAGCCGCGCGGCGCGCAACGGCGAGGCCGATTTCTCGCACGAGGTGTACGACGCAATGGCCGGCTGCCTCGCGTGCAAATCGTGCGCCGGGCAGTGCCCGGTCAAGGTCAACGTGCCCGAATTCCGCTCGCGGTTTCTCGAGCTGTATCACCAGCGCTACCTGCGGCCGGTGCGCGACTACCTGATCGGCTCGCTCGAATTCACGATGCCGTGGATGGCGCGCGTGCCCGCGCTGTACAACGGGCTGATGCGCGCCGGCTGGGTGCGCACGCTGCTCGAGCGGCACGTCGGCATGGTCGACAGCCCGCTCCTGAGCCGCTTCGATCTCGCCGCCGTGATCCGCGAATGGCGCGTGAAGCCGGCCGACCCGCAGGCGCTCGCCGCGCTGAGCGACGCGCAGCGCGCACGCAGCGTCGTCATCGTGCAGGACACGTTCACGCGCTATTTCGATACCGAGCAGCTGGCGACGCTGATCGAGCTGGCGGCGCGCACGGGTTTTCAGGTGTGGCTCGCGCCGCTCGCGCCGAACGGCAAGGCGCTGCACGTGCAAGGTTTTTTGCGCGCGTTCGAGAAGGCGGCGATCCGCAATGCCGGGCAGCTGGCGGCGCTGGCGCGCTCGGGTGTCGCGCTGGTCGGCCTCGATCCGGCGATGACGCTCACGTATCGGCAGGAATACCTGAAGGTGACGGGGCTCGCCGATGTGCCGAAGGTGGCGCTGCCGCAGGAATGGCTGCTGCAGGCGCTGCCGGAAGCGGACTCGGGCGCCGTGCCGCGCGTCGCCGGTTCGTACCGGTTGCTGCCGCACTGCACCGAGAAGACCAATGCGCCCGACAGCGGCAAGCAATGGGCACAGGTGTTCGCACGGCGCGGGCTGCGTTTGCAGGTGCAGGCAACCGGGTGCTGCGGGATGTCGGGCACCTACGGGCACGAAGCGCGCAATCTCGAGACGTCGAAGACGATCTACGCGCAGTCGTGGGCGGCGCACGTCGATGCGGCGGATGGGGAAGGCGAGGCGCTGGCGACCGGTTATTCATGCCGCAGCCAGGTGAAGCGGATGTCTTCGAAGCAGGTGCGCCATCCGTTGCAGGCGCTGCTCGATCACGTGCGGGCGGCGGGAGGATGATCGGGCGTCGCATGGCGCGGTGCCCTTGAGACGAATTCCGTTCCGGCGGCAAGCGGCAAGCGGCAAGCGGCAAGCGTTGAGCCGCTGTCGACGCATGCCCGCGCTCAGGCGTCGGCCTTCGCCGTTTTTCTGGAACGCGGCTTGTCCGCCGCAGGAAATACGCCGCCGCCGCGCGGCCGTTTCGGTTCGATCCGCATCTGCCGGATCACGCGCCGGAAATCGATCTCGTGCGCGGCCAGCGTGCCGATCAGTTTCGCGATGACCGCGAGGTGGGACGGGACGGTGCCCTTGCTCGAATAGTTCGTGATCGAACTTTCGTTCATCCGGATCAGGCGGGCGAACTCGCGCGCCGTCAACTGTGCCTTCCTCAACTCCTGTTGGAATTCCGCATACGCCATTGCGCACATGATGCTTCGTCTCCGTGAATCAGAAATCGGCCCGCGCGGCGCCGGCGCCGACGGGTGGCGTTCCCGTCGTGCCGGCGCCGCGGCGGGTTACATCTTCACCTGGTCGAGGAAGGTCTTCTTGCCGCTCTTGTAGCCGTAGATCGAGAT from Burkholderia cepacia ATCC 25416 harbors:
- a CDS encoding FAD-binding and (Fe-S)-binding domain-containing protein, which encodes MSIASLPRPASPPANAYRDFLAALRAAGFAGEIRADHANRTVQATDNSIYQRLPQAVICPAHADDVQLLARLLAEPAHRDVAVAARGGGTGTNGQSLTDGVVVDLSRNMNRILEIDVERRRVRVQAGVVKDQLNAALKPHGLFFAPELSTSNRATVGGMINTDASGQGSCTYGKTRDHVLELDFVLMGGERLHSDALDDEELERRCARQDRIGKVYRTARRISDDKAALIEAKFPKLNRCLTGYDLAHLREPDGRFNLNSVLCGAEGSLGFVVEAKLNVLPIPKYSVLVNVRYAGFMDALRDARALLAHEPLSIETVDSKVLMLAMKDFVWSSVAEYFPQDDARPTLGINLIEFSGDDADDVDARVRAFVEHLRTDTGVERLGHTLAAGDDAVKRVYAMRKRAVGLLGNVQGEARPQPFVEDTAVPPENLAAYIAEFRALLDGHGLQYGMFGHVDAGVLHVRPALDMKDPKQAALVRPVSDAVAELTQRHGGLLWGEHGKGVRSEYAPAFFGELYPSLQQLKAAFDPYNQFNPGKIATPPDHTMRLLKIDEVPTRGDHDRQIDERVWQSYGTAMHCNGNGACYNFDPDDAMCPSWKATRERVQSPKGRASLMREWLRLQGQAGVDVVAAARARQPFLRGLAGRWRNSRAARNGEADFSHEVYDAMAGCLACKSCAGQCPVKVNVPEFRSRFLELYHQRYLRPVRDYLIGSLEFTMPWMARVPALYNGLMRAGWVRTLLERHVGMVDSPLLSRFDLAAVIREWRVKPADPQALAALSDAQRARSVVIVQDTFTRYFDTEQLATLIELAARTGFQVWLAPLAPNGKALHVQGFLRAFEKAAIRNAGQLAALARSGVALVGLDPAMTLTYRQEYLKVTGLADVPKVALPQEWLLQALPEADSGAVPRVAGSYRLLPHCTEKTNAPDSGKQWAQVFARRGLRLQVQATGCCGMSGTYGHEARNLETSKTIYAQSWAAHVDAADGEGEALATGYSCRSQVKRMSSKQVRHPLQALLDHVRAAGG